One window of Tenacibaculum maritimum NCIMB 2154 genomic DNA carries:
- a CDS encoding SGNH/GDSL hydrolase family protein has protein sequence MKKMKFKYSWLPILFTGLVACDINNDLDPILDNTPAPPRVVLTAGSADFSNYIAVGASFSAGFTDGALFKAGQKNSFPNIMSSKFAMANGEAFTQPLMNDNTGGMSSNGQVVLNPRFYFNGKVPTLLNKLPSTIVGVPAENAPNFKNYGIPGAKSIHFLAPGYGNPAGLATVPRTANPYFVRMNPTQPTLIAEIASKQPTFFSLSEIGGNDLLDYAIAGGIDPTAITPKTTFDTAFNAIVNTLTQVPNAKGVVANLPYVTSFPYFTTVPHAPLDPTNLEFASQIPTLNVVYGALNQIYADPAINQPNRIVQFSTKKASPVVIKDKNLADLSATISSVLGNPNNTAFIGFIQSLGLPAQAAPLVAQLLGQQYGQARPATPEDLLVLPSSSIIGTVNKDAAEALMNVNPLITEALANQFSTEGITLPLADKWVLTKEEAEIVKQATDNYNETIKNVSEAKELAFVDFNALLKQAATNGIAFDNYILTTEFVLGGLISLDGVHLTARGYALMANKMLEAIDNQYGSNFKEATDGLAKADDYPTNYSPTLK, from the coding sequence ATGAAAAAAATGAAATTCAAATACAGTTGGTTACCAATCCTTTTTACTGGATTGGTTGCCTGTGATATAAATAATGATTTAGATCCAATTTTAGATAATACCCCTGCACCACCTAGAGTTGTTCTAACAGCAGGTTCTGCAGACTTCTCAAACTACATCGCGGTAGGCGCTTCTTTTTCTGCTGGTTTTACTGATGGCGCTTTATTTAAAGCAGGGCAGAAAAATTCTTTTCCTAATATTATGTCTTCAAAATTCGCAATGGCGAATGGAGAAGCTTTTACGCAACCTCTAATGAACGATAATACAGGAGGAATGTCTAGCAACGGGCAAGTAGTCCTTAATCCTAGATTTTATTTTAATGGAAAAGTACCAACCTTATTAAACAAACTACCTAGTACAATAGTGGGAGTTCCTGCAGAAAATGCTCCTAATTTTAAAAACTATGGAATTCCTGGTGCAAAAAGTATTCATTTCTTAGCTCCTGGATATGGCAATCCTGCTGGACTAGCTACAGTACCGAGAACAGCAAACCCGTATTTTGTAAGAATGAATCCGACACAACCTACATTAATTGCTGAAATAGCATCTAAACAACCTACTTTTTTCTCTTTATCTGAGATTGGAGGAAATGATTTGCTCGACTATGCTATTGCAGGAGGGATAGATCCCACTGCTATTACTCCTAAAACTACCTTTGATACCGCCTTTAATGCAATTGTAAATACACTAACGCAAGTTCCTAATGCAAAAGGAGTTGTAGCAAATTTACCATATGTAACATCATTTCCCTATTTTACTACAGTTCCTCACGCTCCTCTTGACCCTACAAATCTGGAATTTGCATCACAAATTCCAACGCTGAATGTCGTTTATGGAGCATTGAATCAAATTTACGCAGATCCTGCAATAAATCAACCGAACAGAATTGTTCAGTTTTCGACTAAAAAAGCAAGTCCTGTTGTGATTAAAGACAAAAATTTAGCTGACTTATCTGCTACCATTAGTAGTGTTTTAGGAAATCCTAACAATACTGCTTTTATTGGGTTCATTCAATCTTTAGGCTTACCTGCTCAAGCGGCTCCATTGGTAGCTCAGCTTTTAGGTCAACAATACGGACAAGCTAGACCAGCTACTCCTGAAGACTTATTAGTATTACCGAGTAGCAGTATTATTGGAACAGTTAATAAAGATGCAGCTGAAGCCCTGATGAATGTAAATCCTCTTATTACAGAAGCATTAGCTAATCAATTTTCTACCGAAGGAATTACGTTACCTTTAGCTGATAAATGGGTGCTAACAAAAGAGGAAGCAGAAATTGTAAAACAAGCTACTGATAACTATAATGAAACGATTAAAAACGTTTCTGAAGCTAAAGAATTAGCTTTTGTTGATTTCAATGCTTTGTTAAAACAAGCAGCAACTAATGGGATCGCATTTGATAACTATATTTTAACTACAGAGTTCGTTCTTGGTGGTTTAATTAGCTTAGATGGGGTGCATTTAACTGCTAGAGGATATGCACTAATGGCCAATAAGATGCTAGAAGCTATTGACAACCAATATGGCTCTAACTTTAAGGAAGCTACAGATGGCTTAGCAAAAGCAGATGATTACCCAACAAATTACTCCCCTACTTTAAAGTAG
- a CDS encoding Ig-like domain-containing protein, whose amino-acid sequence MKRLFLFLSFFIVIYFLTNCARKGRPEGGPKDEKAPIMVTANPPYKTVNFDKKNIKIYFDEYIVLKDLQKQLVISPPMKNAPIITPQGTPSKYISIKILDTLAPNTTYTFNFGNAVQDNNENNKLESFKYIFSTGKHIDSLYLKGFVMDAFKEKAPKNTSVLLYKIDSLYNDSIIYKEKPNYVTSTLDTTNFNLTNLKKGKYLLVALKEISGNYLFNPKEDKIAFYKDTIQLPKDSVIKNPLKLFKEVQPFHFKRGKEVSKGHIIFGFTGKRKHLKLNLTTTTPASFKNFSQFEKGKDTLHYWYTPFQADSLHFNVSNGNSIDETTVMLRKKKIDSLLISSTVNANLKLNDTLFLTTNNPITKIDSTKFHLVQKDSIKINYKLYKKEFNKLAVLFDETPKTNYRLTLFPKAITDLYQTSNKDTLVYNFRTKTIEDYGSITLDIRNNTNKTVLIQLLGKGNAIVNSKSISASQKIDFKLLEPAEYTIRAIIDTNKNNVWDTGNFLLREQPEKVIYFPTALKLRANWNINEVFIVE is encoded by the coding sequence GTGAAAAGGCTTTTTTTATTCTTATCATTTTTTATTGTTATTTACTTCCTAACAAATTGTGCCAGAAAAGGACGTCCTGAAGGTGGTCCTAAAGACGAAAAAGCTCCTATAATGGTTACTGCAAACCCTCCTTACAAAACGGTTAACTTTGATAAAAAAAACATTAAAATTTATTTTGATGAATATATAGTTTTAAAAGATCTACAAAAACAGTTGGTCATTTCCCCTCCAATGAAAAATGCACCTATAATTACTCCTCAAGGAACTCCTAGTAAGTACATTTCTATTAAAATTCTTGATACCTTAGCTCCTAACACCACTTATACTTTTAACTTTGGTAACGCTGTTCAAGATAATAATGAGAACAATAAGCTAGAAAGTTTTAAATATATTTTCTCAACAGGAAAGCATATTGATTCTTTATACTTAAAAGGATTCGTTATGGATGCTTTTAAAGAAAAAGCACCTAAAAATACCAGCGTACTTCTCTATAAAATAGATTCTTTGTATAACGACTCTATCATATATAAAGAAAAACCTAATTATGTTACAAGTACCTTAGATACGACAAACTTTAATCTTACTAACCTGAAGAAGGGAAAATATTTACTTGTCGCTTTAAAAGAAATTAGTGGGAATTATTTATTTAATCCAAAAGAAGATAAGATCGCTTTTTATAAAGATACCATTCAATTACCTAAAGATAGTGTTATCAAAAACCCTTTAAAGCTCTTTAAAGAGGTACAACCCTTTCATTTCAAAAGAGGAAAAGAAGTTTCAAAAGGCCATATTATTTTTGGGTTTACAGGAAAAAGAAAACACCTGAAACTTAACTTAACTACTACAACTCCTGCTAGTTTCAAAAATTTCTCTCAGTTTGAAAAAGGAAAAGATACCCTCCATTATTGGTACACTCCTTTTCAAGCAGATTCTTTACATTTTAATGTTAGCAACGGTAACTCTATAGACGAGACTACTGTTATGCTTCGAAAGAAAAAAATAGACTCTTTACTGATTTCTTCAACGGTAAATGCAAACTTAAAACTAAATGACACATTATTTTTAACAACAAATAATCCCATCACCAAAATAGACTCCACAAAATTCCACCTTGTACAAAAAGATTCTATTAAGATAAACTATAAATTGTACAAAAAAGAATTTAACAAATTAGCTGTCTTGTTTGATGAAACACCAAAAACAAATTATCGTTTGACTTTGTTTCCTAAGGCTATTACCGACTTATATCAAACTTCTAATAAAGATACTTTAGTTTATAATTTTAGAACAAAAACTATAGAAGATTATGGTAGCATTACATTAGATATTAGAAACAACACGAATAAAACAGTGCTTATTCAATTGCTTGGAAAAGGAAACGCCATCGTAAACTCAAAAAGTATTAGCGCTTCTCAAAAAATCGATTTCAAACTACTCGAACCAGCAGAATACACCATTAGAGCTATTATTGATACTAATAAAAATAATGTTTGGGATACCGGTAACTTCTTGTTAAGAGAACAACCAGAAAAAGTAATTTATTTCCCAACCGCTCTTAAATTAAGAGCGAATTGGAATATAAATGAAGTTTTTATTGTAGAGTAA
- a CDS encoding kinetochore Spc7 family protein: MTYNKKKNITVIVLSLLVLFLLFYSLKKTRDYSNLDTIFQEEKNELKNELSEIIKDYTDVVVRKKNLSKRLRIELKKMIDLRDSVKNINVKNYKLIGKYRRKIITLERQNRNLFAKVDSLNVLNDDLKQENIVVKEVLNQKKSINETLKKENRLLEEKQRILQAKVAGAGILKTGSIKVAAVKERSSGKLTITSKSRRTDAFKINFDLLENPFSEAGSKHVYIQIKDEDKNVVAPKGKMKLKNGSNVVYSDSIIVNYTNHKLSLLSLVLVNRDNINKGKYTVSTFVDGAFSGNTTLKLK, encoded by the coding sequence ATGACTTATAACAAGAAAAAAAATATAACAGTTATTGTATTATCATTGCTAGTTTTGTTCTTATTGTTTTACTCTTTAAAAAAAACAAGAGATTATTCTAATCTAGATACGATATTTCAGGAAGAAAAAAATGAGTTAAAAAATGAGTTAAGCGAAATTATCAAAGATTATACAGATGTTGTTGTAAGGAAAAAGAATTTATCTAAAAGACTTAGAATAGAGCTTAAAAAAATGATAGATTTAAGAGATTCTGTGAAAAATATAAATGTTAAAAACTATAAGCTAATAGGAAAATATAGAAGGAAAATTATCACATTGGAGCGTCAGAATAGAAATTTATTTGCAAAAGTAGATTCGTTAAATGTCTTAAATGATGATTTGAAGCAGGAAAATATAGTAGTAAAGGAGGTTTTAAACCAAAAGAAATCAATTAACGAGACTCTCAAAAAAGAAAATAGGTTACTCGAAGAAAAACAACGAATATTACAAGCTAAAGTGGCTGGCGCGGGTATTTTGAAAACAGGGTCTATAAAAGTAGCAGCAGTAAAAGAAAGAAGTAGTGGAAAATTAACTATCACTTCGAAATCTAGAAGAACAGACGCTTTTAAAATTAATTTTGACCTATTAGAAAACCCGTTTTCTGAAGCAGGAAGTAAACATGTCTATATTCAAATTAAAGATGAGGATAAAAATGTTGTAGCGCCAAAAGGAAAGATGAAGCTGAAAAATGGAAGCAATGTAGTTTATAGCGATTCTATTATCGTAAATTATACAAACCATAAGTTGAGCTTATTGTCTTTAGTTTTAGTAAATAGGGATAATATAAATAAAGGTAAATATACTGTTAGTACATTTGTAGATGGTGCTTTTTCAGGAAATACAACATTGAAGCTAAAGTAA
- a CDS encoding class I SAM-dependent methyltransferase produces the protein MSKKFNFFREAIKNYKTSGTVVPSSRYLAEKMLKNVNFEEANVIVELGPGNGAITNHILKKINKDATLICFEINDIFYEELLKIKHKQLIVLKASAENVDKELEKLGFSEANHIISSLPLTIIPKEISKEILKRSKEVLSTNGLFIQYQYSLSYYKKLKRIFGSNISLDFEPLNFPPAFVYKCAKK, from the coding sequence TTGAGTAAGAAATTTAACTTTTTTAGAGAAGCAATTAAAAACTATAAAACATCAGGAACCGTTGTTCCTAGTTCGCGTTATCTCGCAGAAAAAATGTTAAAAAATGTTAATTTTGAAGAAGCCAATGTAATTGTTGAATTAGGACCTGGTAATGGAGCTATCACCAATCATATCTTGAAAAAAATTAATAAAGATGCAACCCTAATCTGTTTTGAGATTAATGACATTTTTTATGAAGAATTATTGAAAATAAAGCACAAGCAGTTGATTGTGTTAAAAGCATCTGCTGAAAATGTTGATAAAGAGTTAGAAAAACTAGGCTTTTCTGAAGCAAATCACATTATATCTAGTTTGCCCTTAACCATTATTCCTAAAGAGATTTCTAAAGAAATTTTGAAGAGAAGCAAGGAAGTGTTATCTACAAACGGACTCTTTATACAATATCAATATAGCCTGTCGTATTATAAGAAACTAAAGCGGATTTTTGGCAGCAATATTTCCTTAGATTTTGAGCCTTTAAATTTTCCTCCTGCATTTGTTTATAAATGTGCTAAAAAATAG
- a CDS encoding glycine--tRNA ligase encodes MAKQEDQFKKVLSHAKEYGYVFQSSEIYDGLSAVYDYAQNGVELKKNIRDYWWKAMVQMHENIVGIDASILMHPTTWKASGHVDAFNDPLIDNKDSKKRYRADVLIEDYCAKIEGKIEKEVKKAAKRFGDSFNKEEFLTTNGRVLGYQEKINTILSRMGKSLENEDLADVKALIEELEIADPLTGSKNWTDVKQFNLMFGTKLGASAEGAMDLYLRPETAQGIFVNFVNVQKTGRMKIPFGIAQTGKAFRNEIVARQFIFRMREFEQMEMQFFVKPGTQKEWYEKWKETRLKWHLSLGMGSDNYRFHDHEKLAHYADAAADIEFKFPFGFKELEGIHSRTDFDLKAHEQYSGKKLQYFDHEENKSYVPYVVETSIGLDRMFLAVFSKALEEETLENGTTRTVLKLPAVLAPVKAAILPLVKKDGLPEIARKIVDDLKWDFNVSYDEKDAVGRRYRRQDANGTPFCITVDHDTLENNTVTIRHRDSMEQKRVNIEEVREIIKQEVDMRSWLMKMER; translated from the coding sequence ATGGCAAAACAAGAAGATCAATTTAAGAAAGTGCTATCACATGCAAAAGAGTATGGATATGTATTTCAGTCAAGTGAAATTTATGATGGACTAAGTGCGGTTTATGACTATGCTCAAAATGGAGTAGAGTTGAAAAAAAATATTAGAGATTATTGGTGGAAAGCAATGGTGCAAATGCATGAAAATATTGTAGGTATAGATGCCTCTATTTTAATGCATCCTACTACTTGGAAAGCTTCAGGGCATGTTGATGCTTTTAATGATCCTTTAATAGATAATAAAGATTCTAAGAAAAGGTATAGGGCAGATGTTTTAATTGAAGATTATTGTGCTAAGATTGAAGGGAAAATAGAAAAAGAGGTTAAAAAAGCAGCGAAGCGATTTGGAGATTCTTTTAATAAAGAAGAGTTTCTTACTACAAATGGGAGAGTTTTAGGATATCAAGAAAAAATAAATACAATTTTATCAAGAATGGGCAAATCTTTAGAAAATGAAGATTTAGCTGATGTAAAAGCACTGATAGAAGAATTAGAAATTGCAGATCCGCTAACAGGTTCTAAAAACTGGACAGATGTAAAACAATTTAACTTGATGTTTGGTACTAAATTAGGAGCTTCTGCGGAAGGGGCAATGGATTTGTATTTACGACCAGAAACGGCACAAGGTATTTTTGTGAATTTTGTAAATGTTCAGAAAACAGGTCGTATGAAAATACCTTTTGGAATTGCTCAAACAGGAAAAGCTTTCCGTAATGAAATTGTTGCACGTCAGTTTATATTTAGAATGCGTGAATTTGAGCAAATGGAAATGCAGTTTTTTGTAAAGCCAGGAACTCAAAAAGAATGGTATGAAAAATGGAAAGAAACTCGTTTGAAATGGCATTTGTCATTAGGAATGGGTAGTGATAATTATCGTTTTCATGATCATGAAAAATTAGCGCATTATGCTGATGCAGCAGCAGATATAGAATTTAAATTCCCTTTTGGATTTAAAGAATTGGAAGGAATTCATTCTCGTACTGATTTTGATTTAAAAGCTCATGAGCAATATTCTGGTAAGAAATTGCAATATTTTGATCATGAAGAAAATAAAAGTTATGTGCCATATGTAGTGGAAACTTCTATTGGTTTAGATAGAATGTTTTTAGCGGTGTTTTCTAAAGCTTTAGAAGAAGAGACATTGGAAAACGGTACTACTAGAACTGTTCTAAAATTACCTGCAGTATTGGCGCCTGTAAAAGCAGCGATTTTACCTTTAGTAAAAAAAGATGGTTTGCCTGAGATTGCACGTAAAATTGTAGATGATTTGAAATGGGATTTTAACGTGTCTTATGATGAAAAGGATGCCGTAGGTCGTCGTTATAGACGTCAAGACGCAAATGGAACTCCTTTTTGTATCACTGTAGATCATGATACCTTGGAAAATAATACGGTTACCATTCGTCATAGAGACTCAATGGAGCAGAAAAGGGTGAACATAGAAGAAGTAAGAGAAATTATAAAACAAGAGGTGGATATGCGTTCTTGGTTGATGAAAATGGAGAGATAA
- a CDS encoding glutamine--tRNA ligase/YqeY domain fusion protein: MSEEKKSLNFLEQIIEEDLASGMPKEKLRFRFPPEPNGYLHIGHTKAIGISFGLGEKYNAPVNLRFDDTNPAKEEQEYVDAIKKDISWLGYHWENELYSSDYFQQLYDWAIQLIKDGKAYVDSQTSEEMAAQKGTPTKAGTNSPYRNRSVEENLELFERMKNGDFEEGEHILRAKIDMSSPNMLLRDPIMYRILYKEHHRTGNDWNIYPMYDWTHGESDYLEQVSHSLCSLEFKPHRDLYNWFRDHIYEYGKSTYPLAPKQREFSRLNLSYTIMSKRKLLKLVEEGIVKGWDDPRMPTISGLRRRGYTPASIRNFIETVGVSKRENVIDVALLEFKIREDLNKTANRVMGVLDPVKVVITNYPEGEKEMLIAENNPEDENSGTREVPFSREIYIEKEDFREEANKKFFRLKLGKEVRLKNAYIIKAESCIKDAQGNVTEIHCTYDPLTRSGSGTEESKRKVKGTLHWVSIEDAVQAEVRVYDRLFLDEAPDGHKDKEFMEFLNPSSLKIINAFVEPSLQTAAIGDRFQFQRLGYFNVDDETTAEKLVFNKTVGLRDNWAKKN; the protein is encoded by the coding sequence ATGTCAGAAGAAAAAAAATCATTGAATTTTTTAGAGCAAATTATAGAAGAAGATTTAGCAAGCGGAATGCCAAAGGAAAAGCTACGTTTTCGTTTTCCGCCAGAGCCTAACGGATATTTACATATTGGTCATACAAAAGCGATTGGAATTAGTTTTGGTTTGGGGGAGAAATATAATGCTCCTGTAAACCTTCGTTTTGATGATACAAATCCAGCGAAAGAAGAGCAAGAGTATGTAGATGCTATTAAGAAAGATATCTCATGGTTGGGGTATCATTGGGAAAATGAATTGTATTCGTCAGATTATTTTCAGCAGTTATATGATTGGGCAATTCAATTAATAAAGGATGGAAAGGCGTATGTTGATAGCCAAACATCAGAAGAAATGGCAGCGCAAAAAGGAACACCTACAAAAGCGGGTACGAATAGTCCGTATAGAAATAGATCTGTAGAAGAAAACTTAGAGCTATTTGAAAGAATGAAAAATGGTGATTTTGAGGAAGGGGAGCATATTTTAAGGGCTAAGATAGATATGAGTTCTCCAAATATGTTACTGCGTGACCCTATAATGTATCGCATTTTATATAAAGAACACCATCGAACAGGAAATGACTGGAACATTTATCCAATGTATGATTGGACACATGGAGAAAGCGATTATTTAGAACAGGTATCTCATTCATTGTGCTCTTTAGAATTTAAGCCACATAGAGATTTATACAATTGGTTTAGAGATCACATATATGAATATGGGAAATCAACCTATCCATTAGCACCTAAGCAACGTGAATTTTCACGTTTAAATTTGAGTTATACGATTATGAGTAAGCGTAAACTCTTAAAACTAGTAGAAGAAGGTATTGTAAAAGGTTGGGATGATCCAAGAATGCCAACGATTTCAGGATTAAGACGTAGAGGATACACGCCAGCATCTATAAGAAATTTTATAGAAACAGTTGGGGTTTCTAAGAGAGAAAATGTTATTGATGTAGCTTTATTAGAGTTTAAAATTCGTGAAGACTTGAATAAAACTGCAAATAGGGTTATGGGAGTTTTAGATCCTGTGAAAGTTGTGATTACAAATTACCCAGAGGGAGAAAAAGAAATGTTAATAGCAGAAAATAATCCTGAAGATGAAAATTCAGGAACGAGAGAAGTTCCTTTTTCTAGAGAGATTTACATAGAAAAAGAAGATTTTAGAGAAGAGGCTAATAAAAAGTTTTTCCGACTGAAGCTTGGCAAGGAGGTTCGTTTAAAAAATGCCTATATTATTAAAGCGGAAAGCTGTATCAAAGATGCGCAAGGAAATGTTACCGAAATTCACTGCACTTATGATCCTTTAACTAGATCAGGAAGCGGTACTGAAGAAAGTAAGAGAAAGGTAAAAGGAACCTTACACTGGGTTTCTATAGAAGATGCAGTGCAAGCAGAGGTTAGAGTTTATGATAGATTATTTTTAGATGAAGCTCCTGATGGGCATAAAGATAAAGAGTTTATGGAATTTTTAAATCCTAGCTCCTTAAAAATAATTAATGCATTTGTTGAGCCAAGTTTACAGACAGCTGCAATAGGTGATAGGTTTCAATTTCAACGCCTAGGTTATTTTAATGTAGATGATGAGACTACAGCAGAGAAGCTGGTTTTTAATAAAACAGTTGGTTTGAGAGATAACTGGGCTAAAAAAAATTAA
- a CDS encoding ComF family protein, which produces MQLLKDIFYLFFPNSCATCSKALLQNELILCIQCRHKLPIISYNDYTNNKIVTSFYGRVPINKAVSFFYYQKQGITQRLIQELKYKNNQKIGAFIGNWLGYQLKESNEFNNIDYIIPVPLHPKKLKKRGYNQLTLFGESLSRILNITYNPNLLIKKSMTHTQTLKHRLNRFSNTSTSFSLNTPTVLANKHILLIDDVITTGATIEACCNELLKVPNITISIATMAYTEMY; this is translated from the coding sequence ATGCAACTTTTAAAAGACATATTCTATTTATTTTTCCCAAACTCATGTGCAACTTGTAGCAAAGCTCTGTTACAAAATGAATTGATTTTATGCATACAATGCCGGCATAAACTACCTATAATTTCTTATAACGATTATACTAACAATAAAATAGTAACTTCTTTCTATGGAAGAGTTCCTATAAACAAAGCTGTTTCTTTCTTTTATTATCAAAAACAAGGAATTACGCAACGTTTAATTCAAGAGTTAAAATACAAAAACAATCAAAAAATAGGCGCTTTTATTGGTAATTGGCTTGGTTACCAGCTAAAGGAATCTAATGAATTCAACAATATTGATTATATCATTCCTGTGCCACTTCATCCTAAAAAATTAAAAAAAAGAGGCTATAACCAGCTAACACTATTTGGAGAATCTTTAAGTAGGATACTAAATATCACCTATAATCCTAACCTCCTTATTAAAAAATCTATGACCCATACCCAAACTTTAAAACACCGTCTTAATAGATTTTCAAACACGAGTACATCCTTTTCTTTAAATACTCCTACTGTTTTAGCGAATAAGCACATTTTACTCATTGATGATGTTATTACTACTGGTGCTACTATTGAAGCTTGTTGCAATGAGCTTTTAAAGGTGCCCAACATCACTATTAGCATAGCAACTATGGCTTATACTGAAATGTACTAG